Proteins from a single region of Anastrepha ludens isolate Willacy chromosome 5, idAnaLude1.1, whole genome shotgun sequence:
- the LOC128862774 gene encoding cysteine-rich with EGF-like domain protein 2 isoform X2, whose product MWGFKVFLSLICVTMQLTASCEAVEAFEKSPKELKEKSTKLPPCKSCTVLVESFKLGLEKTSRGKHAGGDAAWEEEKLRSYKTSEVRLVEVQEHLCSDVKRGQDQCHTMANDHEHLLEDWFLHKQNESPDLNAWLCIEKLQVCCPDGHYGLECKQCTDCNGNGKCKGSGTRKGNGKCACDAGFTGDNCNVCADNYYEAYNDGKKMLCSTCHKSCGEKGCTGAGPKACRNCKDGWTMGTDPAGCLDINECIVQKRPCRPNQFCVNDEGTFSCLECDRSCEGCDGDGPDMCKKCATGYALKDGKCQDEEVGEDNETVSDSTRTEL is encoded by the exons atgtggGGTTTTAAGGTGTTTCTATCGCTTATATGCGTGACAATGCAGCTGACAGCGAGTTGTGAAGCAGTGGAAGCCTTTGAGAAATCGCCTAAGGagctaaaagaaaaatcaaCCAAGCTTCCACCTTGCAAATCGTGTACTGTTCTTGTCGAGTCCTTTAAGCTG ggttTAGAAAAAACCAGTCGCGGCAAGCATGCCGGTGGTGACGCAGCTTGGGAAGAGGAAAAACTACGTTCGTATAAAACTAGTGAAGTGCGTTTGGTAGAAGTGCAAGAGCATTTGTGCAGCGACGTTAAACGTGGACAGGACCAATGTCATACTATGGCCAACGATCACGAGCATTTGCTAGAAGACTGGTTCTTGCATAAACAAAACGAGTCGCCAGACTTGAATGCTTGGCTGTGTATTGAAAAACTGCAAGTATGCTGTCCTGATGGTCATTATGGACTGGAGTGCAAACAGTGCACAGATTGTAACGGCAATG gTAAATGTAAGGGATCTGGCACACGCAAAGGCAATGGAAAATGTGCATGTGATGCTGGATTCACTGGTGATAATTGTAATGTGTGCGCTGATAATTACTATGAAGCCTACAATGACGGCAAAAAGATGCTTTGCTCCACATGTCACAAGTCTTGCGGCGAAAAAGGGTGTACTGGCGCTGGACCCAAAG CTTGTCGAAACTGCAAAGATGGTTGGACAATGGGCACCGACCCCGCAGGATGTTTGGATATAAACGAATGTATAGTGCAGAAACGCCCCTGCCGGCCTAATCAGTTTTGCGTAAACGACGAAGGTACCTTTTCATGCTTGGAATGTGATCGTTCGTGTGAGGGTTGTGACGGTGATGGGCCTGATATGTGTAAAAAGTGTGCAACTGGCTATGCGTTGAAGGATGGAAAATGTCAAG
- the LOC128862774 gene encoding cysteine-rich with EGF-like domain protein 2 isoform X1 produces the protein MWGFKVFLSLICVTMQLTASCEAVEAFEKSPKELKEKSTKLPPCKSCTVLVESFKLGLEKTSRGKHAGGDAAWEEEKLRSYKTSEVRLVEVQEHLCSDVKRGQDQCHTMANDHEHLLEDWFLHKQNESPDLNAWLCIEKLQVCCPDGHYGLECKQCTDCNGNGKCKGSGTRKGNGKCACDAGFTGDNCNVCADNYYEAYNDGKKMLCSTCHKSCGEKGCTGAGPKACRNCKDGWTMGTDPAGCLDINECIVQKRPCRPNQFCVNDEGTFSCLECDRSCEGCDGDGPDMCKKCATGYALKDGKCQDESSEQRDQFVNITRLLTYFGLCIATCVIFQSSTHIAYIVGAAVAIYIAASEYWLNSSASSGAAKPQFDTKQLEDLIMKSL, from the exons atgtggGGTTTTAAGGTGTTTCTATCGCTTATATGCGTGACAATGCAGCTGACAGCGAGTTGTGAAGCAGTGGAAGCCTTTGAGAAATCGCCTAAGGagctaaaagaaaaatcaaCCAAGCTTCCACCTTGCAAATCGTGTACTGTTCTTGTCGAGTCCTTTAAGCTG ggttTAGAAAAAACCAGTCGCGGCAAGCATGCCGGTGGTGACGCAGCTTGGGAAGAGGAAAAACTACGTTCGTATAAAACTAGTGAAGTGCGTTTGGTAGAAGTGCAAGAGCATTTGTGCAGCGACGTTAAACGTGGACAGGACCAATGTCATACTATGGCCAACGATCACGAGCATTTGCTAGAAGACTGGTTCTTGCATAAACAAAACGAGTCGCCAGACTTGAATGCTTGGCTGTGTATTGAAAAACTGCAAGTATGCTGTCCTGATGGTCATTATGGACTGGAGTGCAAACAGTGCACAGATTGTAACGGCAATG gTAAATGTAAGGGATCTGGCACACGCAAAGGCAATGGAAAATGTGCATGTGATGCTGGATTCACTGGTGATAATTGTAATGTGTGCGCTGATAATTACTATGAAGCCTACAATGACGGCAAAAAGATGCTTTGCTCCACATGTCACAAGTCTTGCGGCGAAAAAGGGTGTACTGGCGCTGGACCCAAAG CTTGTCGAAACTGCAAAGATGGTTGGACAATGGGCACCGACCCCGCAGGATGTTTGGATATAAACGAATGTATAGTGCAGAAACGCCCCTGCCGGCCTAATCAGTTTTGCGTAAACGACGAAGGTACCTTTTCATGCTTGGAATGTGATCGTTCGTGTGAGGGTTGTGACGGTGATGGGCCTGATATGTGTAAAAAGTGTGCAACTGGCTATGCGTTGAAGGATGGAAAATGTCAAG ATGAGTCGTCTGAGCAACGCGATCAATTCGTGAACATAACACGCTTACTCACCTACTTTGGCCTCTGCATTGCCACTTGCGTGATTTTCCAAAGCTCAACACACATCGCCTACATAGTGGGTGCAGCTGTAGCCATTTACATAGCAGCATCCGAATATTGGCTGAATTCGTCGGCATCGTCAGGAGCAGCTAAGCCACAGTTTGACACCAAACAATTAGAAGATTTAATAATGAAATcactttaa